From Alosa sapidissima isolate fAloSap1 chromosome 7, fAloSap1.pri, whole genome shotgun sequence, the proteins below share one genomic window:
- the LOC121713341 gene encoding G protein-coupled receptor 8, translating to MNGDSNGNCNFSVETYIHSNQTNLNCSSQPRSLYPDFYIALPIVYSVICAVGLTGNTAVIYVILKAPNMKTVTNVFILNLAIADDLFTLVLPINIAEHLLTNWPFGGVLCKLILSIDHCNIFSSIYFLTVMSIDRYLVVLATVRSQRMPYRTYRFAKIVSLSVWVLVFIIVLPFTVFASIYVSPGDAGKRTSCVLNFPSPELLWFKASRIYTLVLGFIIPVSTTCVLYSVMLYKLRNMQLSSNGKALDKAKKKATMMVFIVLALCLFCWTPFHLSTVVALTTDLSPTPVVIGISYFITCLSYANSCLNPFLYAFFDDSFRKAFRKMLECGPSGI from the coding sequence ATGAATGGAGACAGTAATGGCAACTGCAATTTCTCCGTGGAAACCTATATACACAGCAATCAAACCAACCTCAACTGCTCTTCTCAGCCTCGGTCCCTCTATCCTGACTTCTACATCGCTTTACCTATTGTGTACTCAGTTATTTGTGCGGTTGGACTAACGGGAAACACAGCAGTCATCTACGTTATTTTAAAAGCACCTAACATGAAAACAGTCACAAATGTGTTCATATTAAATCTGGCGATAGCGGATGATCTTTTTACGCTGGTTTTACCGATAAATATCGCCGAACACTTGCTGACCAACTGGCCCTTTGGTGGGGTGCTGTGCAAACTTATTCTCTCGATTGACCACTGCAACATATTCTCTAGTATATATTTCCTCACTGTGATGAGTATTGACCGTTACTTGGTGGTGCTGGCCACTGTGCGCTCACAACGGATGCCTTACCGGACCTACAGATTCGCTAAAATTGTCAGTCTCAGCGTTTGGGTCTTGGTGTTCATAATCGTTTTGCCGTTCACTGTCTTCGCCAGTATCTATGTCAGTCCTGGCGATGCGGGGAAGAGGACGAGCTGTGTCCTAAACTTCCCAAGTCCGGAGCTACTGTGGTTCAAAGCTAGCCGGATTTACACCTTGGTCCTCGGCTTCATCATCCCTGTGTCCACAACTTGTGTGCTGTACAGTGTCATGCTATACAAGCTGAGGAACATGCAGCTCAGCTCAAACGGCAAAGCGCTGGATAAAGCCAAGAAGAAGGCAACTATGATGGTGTTTATAGTTTTGGCGCTCTGTTTGTTCTGTTGGACGCCGTTCCACCTGAGCACCGTGGTCGCTCTCACCACAGACCTGTCCCCAACCCCAGTCGTAATAGGAATCTCCTATTTTATCACATGTCTAAGCTACGCCAATTCCTGCCTCAACCCTTTCCTGTATGCGTTCTTTGATGATAGTTTTAGAAAGGCATTTAGGAAAATGTTGGAATGTGGACCTAGTGGCATATAA